From a region of the Zingiber officinale cultivar Zhangliang chromosome 4B, Zo_v1.1, whole genome shotgun sequence genome:
- the LOC121975189 gene encoding uncharacterized protein LOC121975189 — MAIAGGITPRSGPLLFKPSTVSIPIYQLWNTNSFNIGQTMIKSVLGSKLICASLRSNDHPRLSYGGDFDNEPFWKTMVKDIAWSLKSVAVFLAEQPSQIKYIEWPTFQSTLRTAMLTLVLVAVLIVALSSVDSCLSYILALLLRRAS, encoded by the exons ATGGCAATTGCTGGCGGCATCACACCTCGTTCAG GTCCACTTTTGTTCAAGCCTTCCACTGTGTCAATTCCAATTTACCAGCTGTGGAATACCAATTCATTT AACATTGGACAAACTATGATAAAATCAGTTTTGGGTTCTAAGCTCATATGTGCATCATTAAGAAGTAATGACCATCCTAGATTATCTTATGGAGGTGATTTTGACAATGAACCATTTTGGAAGACTATGGTGAAGGATATTGCAtg GAGTTTGAAATCTGTAGCAGTATTCTTAGCTGAACAGCCTAGTCAGATAAAGTACATAGAGTGGCCAACATTTCAAAGCACG TTGAGGACAGCTATGCTTACCCTTGTTCTTGTGGCTGTGCTCATTGTTGCTCTATCATCTGTTGACTCGTGTCTCTCTTATATTTTGGCCTTGCTGCTCAGAAGAGCTTCCTAG